Proteins encoded by one window of Tunturibacter psychrotolerans:
- a CDS encoding sigma factor-like helix-turn-helix DNA-binding protein: protein MSAALVILPAVWATAAPSRVKTLPELVQQKKTAPELAFYRKYTEGMLRRYVRLSMEAGRAPSLLGREMFRGKVTSYRVHSFEDVVIFVHDVETCLKKLDEGQQHLIRRIALQEFTQQETAGLLGLSLRSVHRQYADALDELTEIFLERKLLEPAKACQEAGSAL from the coding sequence ATGAGTGCAGCTTTGGTGATTCTGCCGGCGGTGTGGGCTACGGCTGCGCCTTCTCGTGTGAAGACGCTGCCAGAGTTGGTGCAACAGAAGAAGACGGCTCCGGAGCTGGCGTTCTACCGGAAGTATACGGAGGGAATGCTGCGACGGTATGTGAGGCTGTCGATGGAGGCGGGAAGAGCGCCGTCGTTGCTGGGTCGCGAGATGTTTCGCGGGAAGGTGACGAGCTACCGAGTGCACAGCTTTGAAGATGTGGTGATCTTCGTGCATGACGTGGAGACGTGTCTCAAGAAGCTTGACGAGGGACAACAACACTTGATCCGACGGATTGCGCTGCAGGAGTTTACGCAGCAGGAGACGGCTGGTCTGCTGGGGTTGAGCCTGAGGTCGGTGCACCGGCAGTATGCGGATGCGCTGGATGAGCTGACGGAGATCTTCCTGGAACGAAAACTTCTGGAGCCTGCGAAGGCTTGTCAAGAGGCTGGAAGTGCCCTGTAA